In one window of Zingiber officinale cultivar Zhangliang chromosome 11A, Zo_v1.1, whole genome shotgun sequence DNA:
- the LOC122031490 gene encoding transmembrane 9 superfamily member 12-like codes for MSNDAFYLHGSYIHTYIPVESIYAKVNSLTSLETELPYSYYSLPYCHPQGGIKRSVENLGELLVGDQIDNSPYQFHVNVNELLYLCTTNALNEHEVKLLKQRAHDLYQVNMILDNLQAMLKLNMYDKVESVSCPLELDKSQTIREQEKMQEVCR; via the exons ATGAG TAATGATGCATTTTATCTCCATGGTAGTTATATTCACACCTACATACCTGTTGAGAGCATATATGCCAAAGTTAATTCCCTCACCTCCCTTGAGACTGAGCTCCCATATAGCTATTACAGCCTTCCATATTGCCATCCACAAGGTGGAATCAAAAGGAGTGTAGAGAATTTGGGTGAGCTTCTCGTGGGTGACCAGATTGATAACTCTCCATACCAATTCCATGTTAATGTTAATGAATTACTTTACTTGTGCACCACTAATGCATTGAATGAACATGAGGTTAAACTTTTGAAGCAGAGGGCACATGATCTCTACCAAGTGAACATGATACTTGACAATCTACAGGCAATGTTGAAACTGAACATGTATGATAAAGTTGAGTCTGTGAGCTGTCCATTGGAGCTTGACAAGTCACAGACCATTCGGGAGCAGGAGAAGATGCAGGAAGTTTGCCGTTGA